The following coding sequences are from one Eucalyptus grandis isolate ANBG69807.140 chromosome 11, ASM1654582v1, whole genome shotgun sequence window:
- the LOC104426878 gene encoding protein SULFUR DEFICIENCY-INDUCED 1 isoform X1 → MELGSSDQRTSSKREREEYHVAHKIPSGDTPYVRAKHAQLVQKDPEAAIVLFWKAINAGDRVDSALKDMAVVMKQLDRGEEAIEAVKSFRGLCSKQSQESLDNVLIDLYKNYNVQKCGKVEEQIELLKRKLRQIFQGEIFNGKPTKRARSHGKKFQVSVKQETSRLLGNLGWAYMQKPNYMAAEVVYKKAQMIDPDANKACNLSLCLIKQGRYNEARAILNDVLGGKLPGSNDYKPRRRAEELLSEVRSRQPQPDFSDLLGLDMDDDFVKGIERLMNEWAPSRSKRLPIFEEISSFRDRLTC, encoded by the exons atggaactGGGGAGCTCAGATCAGAGGACTTcaagcaagagagaaagagaggagtaCCATGTAGCCCACAAGATCCCTTCTGGCGATACTCCATATGTCAGAGCCAAGCACGCTCAG CTAGTTCAGAAAGACCCAGAAGCAGCGATAGTGCTGTTCTGGAAGGCGATAAATGCAGGAGATAGGGTGGACAGCGCGTTGAAGGACATGGCAGTTGTGATGAAGCAACTCGATAGGGGCGAAGAAGCCATCGAAGCCGTCAAGTCCTTTCGTGGCCTTTGCTCCAAGCAGTCTCAAGAATCGCTTGATAACGTCCTCATCGACTTGTACAAG AATTATAACGTACAGAAATGTGGGAAAGTGGAGGAGCAGATAGAGCTGCTAAAGAGGAAGCTGAGGCAGATATTCCAAGGCGAGATCTTCAATGGGAAGCCCACCAAGAGGGCCCGTTCTCATGGCAAGAAGTTCCAGGTCTCTGTTAAGCAAGAGACCTCCAGGTTATTG GGAAATTTGGGATGGGCCTACATGCAGAAGCCCAACTACATGGCTGCTGAAGTGGTGTATAAAAAAGCCCAAATGATCGATCCGGATGCCAACAAGGCCTGCAACCTCAGCCTCTGTCTCATCAAACAAGGCCGGTACAACGAGGCCCGCGCGATTCTCAACGACGTGTTGGGGGGCAAGCTTCCAGGCTCCAACGACTATAAGCCGAGGAGGAGAGCGGAGGAATTGCTCTCGGAGGTGAGGTCGAGGCAGCCGCAGCCCGACTTCTCGGATCTCTTGGGCCTCGACATGGACGACGACTTCGTCAAGGGGATCGAGAGGTTGATGAATGAGTGGGCTCCATCGAGGTCCAAGAGACTCCCGATTTTCGAAGAGATCTCTTCATTCAGGGATCGGCTGACATGTTAG
- the LOC104426878 gene encoding protein SULFUR DEFICIENCY-INDUCED 1 isoform X2 translates to MELGSSDQRTSSKREREEYHVAHKIPSGDTPYVRAKHAQLVQKDPEAAIVLFWKAINAGDRVDSALKDMAVVMKQLDRGEEAIEAVKSFRGLCSKQSQESLDNVLIDLYKKCGKVEEQIELLKRKLRQIFQGEIFNGKPTKRARSHGKKFQVSVKQETSRLLGNLGWAYMQKPNYMAAEVVYKKAQMIDPDANKACNLSLCLIKQGRYNEARAILNDVLGGKLPGSNDYKPRRRAEELLSEVRSRQPQPDFSDLLGLDMDDDFVKGIERLMNEWAPSRSKRLPIFEEISSFRDRLTC, encoded by the exons atggaactGGGGAGCTCAGATCAGAGGACTTcaagcaagagagaaagagaggagtaCCATGTAGCCCACAAGATCCCTTCTGGCGATACTCCATATGTCAGAGCCAAGCACGCTCAG CTAGTTCAGAAAGACCCAGAAGCAGCGATAGTGCTGTTCTGGAAGGCGATAAATGCAGGAGATAGGGTGGACAGCGCGTTGAAGGACATGGCAGTTGTGATGAAGCAACTCGATAGGGGCGAAGAAGCCATCGAAGCCGTCAAGTCCTTTCGTGGCCTTTGCTCCAAGCAGTCTCAAGAATCGCTTGATAACGTCCTCATCGACTTGTACAAG AAATGTGGGAAAGTGGAGGAGCAGATAGAGCTGCTAAAGAGGAAGCTGAGGCAGATATTCCAAGGCGAGATCTTCAATGGGAAGCCCACCAAGAGGGCCCGTTCTCATGGCAAGAAGTTCCAGGTCTCTGTTAAGCAAGAGACCTCCAGGTTATTG GGAAATTTGGGATGGGCCTACATGCAGAAGCCCAACTACATGGCTGCTGAAGTGGTGTATAAAAAAGCCCAAATGATCGATCCGGATGCCAACAAGGCCTGCAACCTCAGCCTCTGTCTCATCAAACAAGGCCGGTACAACGAGGCCCGCGCGATTCTCAACGACGTGTTGGGGGGCAAGCTTCCAGGCTCCAACGACTATAAGCCGAGGAGGAGAGCGGAGGAATTGCTCTCGGAGGTGAGGTCGAGGCAGCCGCAGCCCGACTTCTCGGATCTCTTGGGCCTCGACATGGACGACGACTTCGTCAAGGGGATCGAGAGGTTGATGAATGAGTGGGCTCCATCGAGGTCCAAGAGACTCCCGATTTTCGAAGAGATCTCTTCATTCAGGGATCGGCTGACATGTTAG